The sequence CGGGCTGCGGCGGTGCCATGGTCGTCCGGGAGACGATGAAGGTCCTCGGGCCGAACACGGTCGTCTACATGCCCGCCTCCTGCCTCCTGATCTTCAGCGACATGTACCCGTACAACGCGTTCACGGTGCCCAGCCTCCAGGTCCTCTTCGAGACCTCGGCAATCTGCGCCGCGGGGATCAAGCGCGCGCTCAAGCGCCTCGGGAAGGACGACGTCACCGTGGTCGCGTTCGCCGGGGACGGCGGC is a genomic window of Thermoplasmata archaeon containing:
- a CDS encoding thiamine pyrophosphate-dependent enzyme, with translation MTTIKELSQEDYFLSGHTACPGCGGAMVVRETMKVLGPNTVVYMPASCLLIFSDMYPYNAFTVPSLQVLFETSAICAAGIKRALKRLGKDDVTVVAFAGDGGTADIGMQALSGAAERNEDILYVCYDNEAYMNTGIQRSGTTPFGA